The following nucleotide sequence is from Buchnera aphidicola (Schlechtendalia peitan).
TAGATTTTTGTTATGGAAACAATTTTATGGATGTTATACTTATATTTATTACATTTTAAGGGATAATTATGCATACAAAAAAACGATTGGCTAATGCTATTAGAGCATTAAGTATAGATTCAGTTCAGAGAGCAAAATCTGGACATCCAGGTATGCCCATGGGAATGGCTGACATTGCTGAAGTATTATGGAGAGATTTTTTAAAACACAATCCAAGTAATCCATTATGGGATAATAGAGATCGTTTTATTCTTTCTAATGGACATGGATCTATTCTTTTATATAGTTTATTACATTTGACTGGATACGATTTACCAATATCAGAGTTAAAAAATTTTAGACAATTGAATTCTAGAACTCCTGGTCATCCTGAAGTTGGACATACTCCAGGAGTAGAAATTACCACTGGTCCTTTAGGACAAGGTTTAGCTGCTGCAGTTGGAATGGCAATTGCAGAACGCACTTTAGGTGCAGAATTTAATAGACCAAACTACGACATAGTAGATCATTATACGTGGGTATTTGTAGGTGATGGTTGTTTAATGGAAGGGATTTCTCATGAAGTGTGTTCATTAGCAGGAACACTAAAGTTAGGAAAATTAATTGTATTTTATGATAATAATGGTATATCTATTGATGGCGATGTTAGTAATTGGTTTACAGATGATACAGGAAATCGGTTTAAATCTTATAATTGGCATGTAATATTTGATATAGACGGACATAATTCTGATGATATTTCCCGTGCAATTAAAGAATCTGTACTTATCAAAGATAAACCTTCTTTAATAATTTGTAAAACTATTATTGGTTTTGGTTCACCGAATAAATCAGGTACACAAGATGTACATGGATCACCTTTAGGAGAGTTAGAAGTTACTTTAACTAAGAAGCAATTAAAATGGGATTTTCCTGATTTTTTTATACCTCAAGATATTTATGAAGATTGGAATTTTGTAGCACAAGGACAATTATTAGAAGATCACTGGAAACAAAAATTTATAGAGTATAAGAAAAAATATCCTCAGTTAGCAAATGAATATACTCGACGTATTAATCGCATTGTTCCCAATATGTGGGAAAAAAGTTACAATAAATTTATTAGTAATTTATGCACTAATGTTAAAAATATTGCTACTAGAGTAGCTTCTCAAAATGCTTTAGAATTTTTTTGTAATAAATTTCCAGAAATAATTGGAGGTTCTGCTGATTTGGCTCCAAGTAATCTTAGTATGTGGACTGGCTCTAAATCTATTAATAATAATTTATTAGGAAATTATATTCATTATGGAGTACGTGAATTTGGAATGACATCTATTGCAAATGGACTATTTCATCATGGAGGGTTTATTCCTTATACTTCTACTTTTTTAGTGTTTACTGATTATGCACGAAATGCAGTGCGTATGGCTTCATTAATGAAGACGCAACACATTTTTATTTATACTCATGATTCTATAGGATTAGGTGAAGATGGACCTACACATCAACCGATAGAACAGTTAGCTACACTTCGTTTAACTCCTAATTTAAATGTATGGAGACCTTGCGATCAAGTAGAAACTGCAATAGCATGGAAATCAGCACTAGAAAACAAGTTTGGACCTACAGCACTGATTTTATCTCGTCAAAATTTGGTTCAAATTATAAAGGATGTAAAATATGTAAATAGCATTTCTCGAGGTGGATATGTTTTAAAGGATAGTAATTGTGGGAAAAATCTCGATGCTATTATTATATCTACTGGATCAGAAATTAGTATTGCAATTTCTGTTTATACAAAGTTAATTAATAAGGGTTATTATATCAGATTAGTTTCTATGCCATCTACTGATATATTTGATCAACAAGATGATTCTTATAAACAATTTGTATTACCTAAATTAATTACTAATCGTGTTGTTATCGAAGCGGGAATTTCTGATTATTGGTATAAATATGTAGGATTAAGCGGAATAGTTATTGGAGTCAGTTCTTTTGGAGAATCAGCACCTGCTGAAGAATTATTTGAAAAATTTGGATTTAATGTTGACAATATAGTACGTCGTATAGTTCATTTATTAAATTCTTAGAAATTTTTATTACATTAAATATATTATTGCATTTCAAATTTTTTTGATAAATTTTAAAAAATTTTTAGTTTTATACATCATTAATGTAATTAAGAACAATTATTTATCAGGATAATGTAGATTTTTAAAGCATAATAGGTATTAAATTATTTTCAAAGGAATATTAATGATGTGTCCTGTAGTACGTTTAGCAAAACAACTTATTTCAATACCTTCGATTAGTCCAAAGGATTTAGGATGTCAGGAAATAATATTTGACAGACTAATTAAAATAGGATTTTCTATTGAAAATATGAATTGTAGTGATACACATAATATGTGGGCTTGTAGAGGAGAAGGAGTTACATTAGCTTTTTTAGGACATACTGATGTTGTACCGAGTGGAGATGAAGATAATTGGAAATTTCCTCCGTTTATTCCGACTATACACAATGGATATTTATTTGGCCGTGGTGTAGCTGATATGAAAGGGGCATTAGCAGCAATGATTATTGCTGTTGAAAATATTGTTAGGAAGTATCCTAATCATACTGGAAGGCTTGCTTTTTTAATTACATCTGATGAAGAATCAAAAGCTACAAATGGTACTATAAAAATAGTAGATCGTTTAATTTCTCGAAAAGAAAAAATTGATTATTGTTTAGTAGGAGAGCCGTCTAGTATCGAATTATTAGGTGATGTTATTAAAAATGGTCGCCGAGGTTCTTTAACAGCATACTTGCATATTTATGGTATACAAGGACATATTGCATATTCTCATTTAGCTGATAATCCTATTCATAATGTATTACCATTTTTATTAAATTTAATATCTATGAAGTGGGATAATGGTAATGTTTTTTTTCCACCTACTAGTTTACAAATTTATGATATTCAATCTGGAACGGGCACTGATAATATAATACCTGAAACATTGTTAGTTAAATTTAATTTTCGTTTTGGTAATTCTATAACTATTAATATTATTAAAGAAAAAGTCAGACTTTTGTTATTGAATTTTAATTTAAAATATGAAATAGAATGGAAATTGTCTGGAATGCCTTTTATTACTGAATCTGGATTATTAATAGATGTAGTAGCAAATGTTATTAAAGAACAGTGCTGTATAGTTCCTAAAATATTAACAACGGGAGGTACATCTGACGGTCGTTTTATGTCTAAAATGGGTTCTCAAATAGTAGAATTAGGGCTTATTAGTAAAACTATACATCAGTCAAATGAGTGTACAAAAATTTCAGATTTAAAATTATTAAGTCGAATGTATGAATGTATTATTAAAAAATTGTTGTTAAATAGTTCTTTATAATTAATGTTTTTATAGAAATCTATAGGTATTTCGAATATATTGAACAACAGAGCATCAAATATTTTAACACCCTGTTTTTAGACAATTATTCATTGTAAAAATTGTACTCATGTCTTGTTAATAAGACATGTATATTTCAAATATTATTATATTAATATTTTAACTTTTTAGAAAAAATTTATTTTCTTTTATATATATTGTACTATTAATTTTTTTAGTTATTTCAAAATTATGTTATTTTCATTGGATATAATAAAATATTATTATGTTTTGATAATATTAGAAATTTTTAAAGATTTTTCTAGAATTAATCGCGTCTTTTTTAAAGCAGGAGTTAAAGGCAAACGTAGAGTATCTGTTGCGATTAATCCAATTTTTTTTGCTATCCATTTTACAGGAATAGGATTAGGTTCTGTAAATAGATTATGATGCAATGATGCTAAACGGTTGTTTAATAATCTTGCTGAGATAAAATCATTATTTAAGGCAAAATTGCATATTTTAGTCATTTCATTTGCTGCTATATTAGCAGTAACTGATATTACTCCATTTCCGCCTAGTTTTATGAAGTCTAATGCTGTAGCATCATCACCACTAATAAGTAGAAAATCATTATGTACTAAATTTTTTATTTTTTGTACTCTAGATAAATCTCCAGTCGCTTCTTTTATGCCTATAATATTCTTTAATTTAGATAGTTTAATAACTGTATTTGGCATTAAATCACATCCAGTTCTTATAGGAACATTATATAAAATTTGAGGTAGACGTGTATTTTTTGCAATAGCTTTAAAATGTTCGTATAATCCTTGTTGTGTAGGTCTATTATAATAAGGAGTTACAGTTAAACATGCAGATACCCCTGATGATTCAAACTTTCTAGTTAAGAGAATAGCTTCTGATGTTGCGTTAGATCCTGTTCCAGCAATTATAGGAATTCTATTTTTTGATATTTTTACTGTAAGCATAACGGTTTCAATGTGTTCTTCTTGGCTTAAAGTAGCTGATTCTCCAGTAGTTCCAACGGATACGATGGCTGTTGTTCCATGTTGTATATGGTATTCAATTAGTTTTTTTAAACTAGTTTGGCAAATATTACCTTGTTTATCCATTGGAGTTATAAGTGCGACTATACTTCCTTTAAACATGTTTTCTTTCTCTTATAAATAAATTATTTATAGTATGTTTGATAGATATATAGACTTTCAAACAAGGTGTTTAATACATTTTTTTAATACAGATCTTATTTGTATATAATTTTCGTATGGAGTATTGCAATATTATTCAGTGTTTTAAAGTTTTTAACATATATGATTTTTAATGAAAAATATATGCGATGATTAATCATAATTAAACGTTATGTAAAATGTTTGTAATAAAGTTAATTCAGTTAATTATTACAACTCATATTAATGCATTAATAAATTTTTTTAATAGTATGTATAAATATATTTTAAAATTTGTTTAAAATTTAGTATTTATGTTATGTAAATTTTTACATATGTTGTATAACTTTATAATTATACGTTTAGTTTTTTTTTAATTGTTAGTATTAATATATTCAGTAAGTTTAATTTATGTATTACTGTTTTTTAATGTTTATTTTTATGCAGAAACATAATTTTTTAAACATATTATCTAATTTTATTTAATTAATTATATTTTTTTTGAACATTGTGCGCGATATCTTAATAAGTGGTCCATAATAGTTATAGCCATCATAGATTCTGCTATTGGGACAGCTCTTAAACCTACACAAGGATCGTGTCTACCAGTAGTAATGATTTTACTTTCTTTTCCAGTATGATCAATGGTTTTTCCTACTTTTTTTATACTAGATGTTGGTTTTAATGCTATTTTTGCAATAATTTCTTCTCCGTTACTTATACCACCTAATACTCCTCCTGAATGGTTGCTAATAAATCCATTTTTATCAATTTCATCGCGATGTTGACTTCCTTTTTGATTAACAACTAGAAATCCATCTCCGATTTCTACACCTTTAACAGCATTAATGCTCATTAATC
It contains:
- the tkt gene encoding transketolase, which encodes MHTKKRLANAIRALSIDSVQRAKSGHPGMPMGMADIAEVLWRDFLKHNPSNPLWDNRDRFILSNGHGSILLYSLLHLTGYDLPISELKNFRQLNSRTPGHPEVGHTPGVEITTGPLGQGLAAAVGMAIAERTLGAEFNRPNYDIVDHYTWVFVGDGCLMEGISHEVCSLAGTLKLGKLIVFYDNNGISIDGDVSNWFTDDTGNRFKSYNWHVIFDIDGHNSDDISRAIKESVLIKDKPSLIICKTIIGFGSPNKSGTQDVHGSPLGELEVTLTKKQLKWDFPDFFIPQDIYEDWNFVAQGQLLEDHWKQKFIEYKKKYPQLANEYTRRINRIVPNMWEKSYNKFISNLCTNVKNIATRVASQNALEFFCNKFPEIIGGSADLAPSNLSMWTGSKSINNNLLGNYIHYGVREFGMTSIANGLFHHGGFIPYTSTFLVFTDYARNAVRMASLMKTQHIFIYTHDSIGLGEDGPTHQPIEQLATLRLTPNLNVWRPCDQVETAIAWKSALENKFGPTALILSRQNLVQIIKDVKYVNSISRGGYVLKDSNCGKNLDAIIISTGSEISIAISVYTKLINKGYYIRLVSMPSTDIFDQQDDSYKQFVLPKLITNRVVIEAGISDYWYKYVGLSGIVIGVSSFGESAPAEELFEKFGFNVDNIVRRIVHLLNS
- the dapA gene encoding 4-hydroxy-tetrahydrodipicolinate synthase produces the protein MFKGSIVALITPMDKQGNICQTSLKKLIEYHIQHGTTAIVSVGTTGESATLSQEEHIETVMLTVKISKNRIPIIAGTGSNATSEAILLTRKFESSGVSACLTVTPYYNRPTQQGLYEHFKAIAKNTRLPQILYNVPIRTGCDLMPNTVIKLSKLKNIIGIKEATGDLSRVQKIKNLVHNDFLLISGDDATALDFIKLGGNGVISVTANIAANEMTKICNFALNNDFISARLLNNRLASLHHNLFTEPNPIPVKWIAKKIGLIATDTLRLPLTPALKKTRLILEKSLKISNIIKT
- the dapE gene encoding succinyl-diaminopimelate desuccinylase, translated to MMCPVVRLAKQLISIPSISPKDLGCQEIIFDRLIKIGFSIENMNCSDTHNMWACRGEGVTLAFLGHTDVVPSGDEDNWKFPPFIPTIHNGYLFGRGVADMKGALAAMIIAVENIVRKYPNHTGRLAFLITSDEESKATNGTIKIVDRLISRKEKIDYCLVGEPSSIELLGDVIKNGRRGSLTAYLHIYGIQGHIAYSHLADNPIHNVLPFLLNLISMKWDNGNVFFPPTSLQIYDIQSGTGTDNIIPETLLVKFNFRFGNSITINIIKEKVRLLLLNFNLKYEIEWKLSGMPFITESGLLIDVVANVIKEQCCIVPKILTTGGTSDGRFMSKMGSQIVELGLISKTIHQSNECTKISDLKLLSRMYECIIKKLLLNSSL